From one Lycium ferocissimum isolate CSIRO_LF1 chromosome 7, AGI_CSIRO_Lferr_CH_V1, whole genome shotgun sequence genomic stretch:
- the LOC132064863 gene encoding cyclin-D3-1 has translation MAIEHSEHQEVSQSFLLDALYCEEQEEKWGDLLDDDDDEEKSEKSSSLMPLLLLEQDLFWEDEELLSLFSKEKETQCCFESLQNDPFLCSARVDAVGWILNVNAHYGFSALTAILAINYLNRFLSSLQYQKDKPWMIQLAAVTCLSLAAKVEETQVPLLLDFQVEDAKYVFQAKTIQRMELLILSSLKWRMNPVTPLSFLDHIIRRLGLKNNAHWIFLRRCESLLLSVMADCRFVRYMPSVLATAIMLHVIHQVEPCNAVDYQNQLLGVLKISKEKVNNCFELISEVNSKPIISHKRKYDENPTSPSDVIDPFYSSESSKDSWGLDSFSSYLPVFKKSRVQEQQMKLGSSLSRVFVEAVGSPH, from the exons aTGGCAATAGAACACAGTGAGCATCAAGAAGTGTCTCAATCTTTCCTTTTAGATGCACTTTACTgtgaagaacaagaagaaaaatgggGTGATTTgttagatgatgatgatgatgaagaaaaatctgaaaaatctAGTTCTTTAATGCCTTTGCTTCTATTAGAACAAGATTTGTTTTGGGAAGATGAAGAGTTACTTTCActtttttctaaagaaaaggAAACCCAATGTTGCTTTGAAAGTTTACAAAATGACCCTTTTCTTTGTTCTGCTCGTGTAGATGCTGTTGGATGGATTTTAAATGTGAATGCTCATTATGGTTTCTCTGCATTGACTGCCATTTTAGCCATTAATTACCTAAACAGGTTTCTTTCAAGCCTTCAGTATCAGAAAGATAAACCATGGATGATTCAACTTGCTGCTGTTACTTGTCTTTCTTTAGCTGCTAAAGTTGAAGAAACTCAAGTTCCCCTTCTTTTAGACTTTCAA GTTGAGGATGCAAAATATGTGTTTCAAGCAAAGACAATTCAAAGAATGGAGCTTTTGATTTTGTCTTCACTAAAGTGGAGAATGAATCCAGTGACTCCACTTTCATTTCTTGATCATATTATAAGGAGGCTTGGGTTAAAGAACAATGCTCACTGGATATTTCTTAGAAGATGTGAAAGTTTACTTCTCTCTGTCATGGCTG ATTGTAGATTCGTACGTTATATGCCTTCTGTATTGGCCACTGCAATTATGCTTCACGTTATTCATCAAGTTGAGCCTTGCAATGCTGTTGACTACCAAAATCAACTTCTTGGGGTTCTCAAAATTAGCAAG GAGAAGGTGAATAATTGCTTTGAACTCATTTCTGAAGTGAACTCTAAGCCTATTATTTCACACAAGCGCAAATATGATGAAAATCCAACTAGTCCAAGTGATGTAATTGATCCATTTTACAGTTCAGAGAGCTCAAAAGATTCATGGGGCTTggattctttttcttcatatttgccTGTGTTCAAGAAAAGCAGAGTCCAAGAACAACAGATGAAATTGGGATCATCATTGAGCAGAGTTTTTGTGGAAGCTGTTGGTAGCCCTCATTAA